The following are from one region of the Amia ocellicauda isolate fAmiCal2 chromosome 1, fAmiCal2.hap1, whole genome shotgun sequence genome:
- the foxred1 gene encoding FAD-dependent oxidoreductase domain-containing protein 1, producing MAVWVRLGGAARLGTGIAGCGQRVERALQSRCFSISTVTRNDFYKDLESQLKAFRVKTKAVLPGSDWSPLELTPGLPPERADVVIVGGGVVGWSVAYWLKKKEKIRGGVRVVVVEKDPTYSQASTVLSAGGIRQQFSMPENIHLSLSSAEFMRNINEHLDVMNEDPVDLQFNHSGYLFLASERGAELMEENYRTQRYAGAKVALFSPAQLKEKFPWINTDGVALASYGLENEGWFDPWTLLNAFRCKAMSMGVYQCFGEVTGFKYSQNQAQTEDGGVVDLKRIHHAIVRMPNSLEYQPVECAIVVNASGAQSGKVAELAGIGLGPKDTISSIPVPVEPRKRYIYVIHSPNGPGLDTPFLIDYSGVYCRREGLGGNYITGMSPEMDEEPDTSDLEVDHNFFQEQVWPKLAYRIPALESLKVKSAWAGYYDYNTFDQNGILGQHPLVNNMYFATGFSGHGLQQSPAVGRAVAELILDGDFKTLNLHALGFGRIFSMEPAMESNIV from the exons ATGGCAGTGTGGGTCAGGCTCGGTGGTGCAGCGCGGCTGGGCACGGGCATCGCAGGCTGTGGGCAGAGGGTGGAGAGGGCACTGCAGTCCAGGTGCTTCAGCATTAGCACAGTCACCAGAAATGACTTCTACAAAG ATCTGGAGTCGCAGCTGAAGGCGTTCCGTGTCAAGACCAAGGCGGTGCTGCCCGGCAGCGACTGGAGCCCTCTAGAGCTGACCCCTGGCCTCCCCCCGGAGCGAGCCGACGTGGTGATCGTGGGCGGTGGGGTGGTGGGATGGTCGGTCGCCTACTGGttgaagaagaaagagaagatACGAGGAGGGGTGCgcgtggtggtggtggagaaaGACCCCACA TATTCCCAGGCGTCAACAGTGTTGTCTGCCGGAGGGATCCGACAGCAGTTCTCCATGCCCGAGAACATCCACCTGTCTCTCTCCTCCGCGGAGTTCATGAGGAACATCAAC GAGCATCTTGATGTGATGAATGAAGATCCGGTCGATTTGCAGTTTAATCACTCAGGGTATCTCTTCCTTGCAAGTGAAAGGGGGGCAGAGTTGATGGAGGAGAATTATCGCACACAGAG ATATGCAGGAGCAAAAGTTGCCCTTTTCTCACCAGCGCAGCTGAAGGAGAAATTTCCCTGGATCAACACAGATGGAGTGGCGTTAGCTTCATATG GTCTGGAGAACGAGGGCTGGTTTGACCCCTGGACTTTGCTGAACGCTTTCAGATGTAAGGCCATGTCGATGGGGGTGTACCAGTGCTTCGGAGAGGTCACAG GATTTAAGTACTCGCAAAACCAGGCGCAGACAGAAGACGGAGGAGTGGTCGACTTGAAGAGGATTCACCATGCCATC GTACGAATGCCCAACAGTCTTGAGTACCAGCCTGTGGAGTGTGCTATAGTGGTGAACGCATCTGGGGCCCAGTCCGGGAAGGTGGCTGAGCTGGCAGGGATCGGTTTAGGCCCCAAAGACACGATATCCAGCATACCAGTCCCAGTGGAACCCAGGAAAAG GTATATATATGTTATTCATTCCCCGAACGGGCCGGGCTTGGATACACCTTTCCTCATTGACTACAGTGGAGTTTACTGCAGACGGGAAGGTCTGGGGGGCAACTACATCACAGGGATGTCTCCTGAAATG GACGAAGAACCAGACACGAGTGACCTGGAAGTGGATCACAACTTCTTCCAGGAGCAGGTCTGGCCCAAACTAGCCTATCGCATCCCAGCCTTGGAGAGTCTCAAG GTGAAGAGTGCCTGGGCAGGCTACTACGACTACAACACCTTCGATCAGAACGGCATCCTGGGGCAGCACCCGCTGGTCAACAATATGTACTTTGCCACAGGATTCAGCGGGCATGGCCTGCAGCAGTCCCCTGCAGTGGGCCGGGCAGTGGCCGAACTCATTCTGGACGGGGACTTCAAGACCCTCAACCTTCATGCTCTGGGCTTCGGACGCATCTTCTCCATGGAGCCAGCCATGGAGAGCAACATCGTCTGA
- the cry5 gene encoding cryptochrome circadian regulator 5 gives MPHSCIHWFRKGLRLHDNPALLASLKDCAELRPIFILDPWFPKTMQVGINRWRFLIGALKDLDSSLRKLNSRLFVVRGTPAEVFPRLFKQWKVTRLTFEIDTEPYAQQRDAQVLSLAEEHGVEVIQKISHTLYDTERIIVENNGKAPLTYNRLQALLKTLGGPKRPVPRPTLEDMKGTCTPFSEQHDEEFGVPTLEELGQDPQKAGPELYPGGEGEALRRLEQHMERVSWVCNFQKPETEPNTLNPSTTVLSPYVKFGCLSARTFWWRITDVYHGKKHSQPPVSLHGQLLWREFFYTAGMGIPNFDRMEGNPVCVQVDWDSNQEHLAAWREGRTGFPFIDAIMTQLRLEGWIHHLARHAVACFLTRGDLWISWEEGQKVFEELLLDADWALNAGNWQWLSASAFFHQYFRVYSPIAFGKKTDKNGDYIRKYLPVLKKFPVQYIYEPWKAPRSIQERAGCIVGKDYPRPIVEHDTASKKNLQRMKLAYARRSGTSEEPESKGKAQKRKGVSVAELLTKKKKKNSD, from the exons ATGCCGCACAGCTGCATTCACTGGTTCCGCAAGGGGCTCCGTCTACACGACAACCCAGCTCTGCTGGCCTCTCTGAAGGACTGCGCCGAACTCCGACCCATCTTCATCCTTGACCCTTGGTTCCCCAAGACCATGCAAGTGGGCATCAACCGCTGGAGATTTCTCATCGGGGCGCTGAAAGACCTCGACAGCAGCTTAAGGAAGCTCAACTCCAG GCTGTTCGTGGTGCGAGGGACCCCTGCAGAGGTCTTCCCCCGGCTCTTCAAGCAGTGGAAGGTGACCAGGCTGACCTTTGAGATTGACACAGAGCCCTATGCCCAGCAGCGTGATGCGCAGGTGCTGAGCTTGGCAGAGGAGCATGGAGTGGAGGTCATCCAGAAGATCTCTCACACACTGTATGACACAGAGAG GATAATTGTAGAGAACAATGGGAAGGCTCCTCTGACATATAACCGGCTGCAGGCTCTCCTGAAGACCCTGGGTGGCCCCAAAAGACCTGTCCCACGGCCAACACTCGAAGACATGAAAG GTACCTGCACCCCATTTTCAGAGCAGCATGATGAGGAGTTTGGGGTCCCCACTCTGGAGGAGCTGGGCCAGGACCCCCAGAAGGCCGGCCCTGAGCTATACcctgggggggagggagaggcgCTGCGCCGGCTGGAGCAGCACATGGAGAGAGTG TCGTGGGTTTGTAACTTCCAGAAGCCCGAGACGGAGCCCAACACACTAAACCCCAGCACCACAGTGCTCAGCCCCTATGTTAAATTTGGCTGCCTCTCTGCAAGGACATTCTGGTGGAGAATTACGGACGTCTACCATGGG AAGAAGCACTCACAGCCCCCGGTCTCTCTGCACGGACAGCTGCTCTGGAGGGAGTTCTTCTACACGGCGGGGATGGGCATTCCCAACTTCGATCGCATGGAGGGCAAcccagtgtgtgtgcaggtggACTGGGACAGCAACCAAGAGCATCTGGCAGCTTGGAGAGAG GGCCGCACGGGTTTCCCTTTCATCGATGCCATCATGACGCAGCTCCGGCTTGAGGGCTGGATCCACCACCTGGCGCGACACGCGGTGGCCTGTTTCTTGACCCGTGGGGACCTCTGGATCAGCTGGGAGGAAGGGCAGAAG GTTTTTGAGGAGCTGCTTCTGGATGCTGATTGGGCCCTGAATGCTGGGAACTGGCAGTGGCTGTCGGCCAGTGCTTTCTTCCACCAGTACTTCCGGGTGTACTCGCCCATCGCTTTCGGGAAGAAGACGGACAAGAACGGCGACTACATCAG GAAGTACCTGCCCGTGCTAAAGAAGTTCCCAGTACAGTACATCTACGAGCCGTGGAAGGCCCCACGCAGCATCCAGGAGCGAGCagggtgcattgtgggaaaagACTACCCTCGGCCAATAGTAGAGCACGACACGGCGAGCAAGAAGAACTTGCAGAGGATGAAACTGGCATACGCCCGGCGCTCGGGGACCAGTGAGGAGCCAGAGAGCAAAGGCAAAG CTCAAAAGCGTAAAGGGGTGTCAGTGGCAGAGCTACTaacgaagaagaaaaagaagaattcAGATTAA
- the srpra gene encoding signal recognition particle receptor subunit alpha, with product MLDFFTIFSKGGIVLWCFQGAGVSGSFTGPVNALIRSVILQERSGNNSYTHDSLSLKYKLDNEFELVFVVGFQKILTLTYVDKFIDDVQQLFRDRYKNELEHKGALKLLNCNFDFSKEFHQLLREAEESSKARAPVSMKAFNQSQKSQKTVKSMIKTNGGDKVKESNQKNKKAKMEAPPLAVESVGGSPKGGTSAGSLKTAENGNRGLSPEEIEKNRAEFFRKRMGGGTEKPSKSPKPPSKPRGKENRVWDMGGNSSKHLDYSEENNSSAGGAEEDFAADPVVQCNSMKGDLRSVDYESSEEEEEEEEEETVVVSNTREKSSKKGAFGGMFGMLKGLVGSKSLSQEVMEPVLDKMKDHLIAKNVAADIAAQLCDSVAKKLEGKVMGTFTTVASTVKQALQESLVQILQPKRRVDILRDVLEARTQRRPFVITFCGVNGVGKSTNLAKISFWLIENGFTVLIAACDTFRAGAVEQLRTHQRRLNSLHPPEQNGGRPCVQLYEKGYGKDAAGIAMEAIAYARNQNFDVVLVDTAGRMQDNTPLMTALAKLIAVNMPDLVLFVGEALVGNEAVDQLVKFNQALADHSMSDKPRLIDGIVLTKFDTIDDKVGAAISMTYITGQPIVFVGTGQTYSDLRNLNARAVVSALMKA from the exons ATGCTGGATTTCTTCACCATCTTCAGTAAAGGGGGCATCGTGCTCTGGTGCTTCCAGGGGGCCGGGGTCAGCGGCTCCTTCACCGGCCCGGTCAACGCGCTGATCCGCTCGGTCATCCTGCAG gAACGGAGTGGGAACAACTCCTACACCCATGACTCCTTGAGCCTCAAGTATAAACTGGATAACGAGTTTGAGCTTGTATTTGTG GTGGGCTTCCAGAAGATCCTGACGCTGACGTATGTGGACAAGTTTATAGATGACGTGCAGCAGCTGTTCCGGGATCGCTACAAGAACGAGCTGGAGCACAAGGGGGCTCTAAAGCTGCTCAACTGCAACTTCGACTTCAGCAAAGAATTCCACCAGCTTCTCCG GGAGGCGGAGGAGAGCAGCAAAGCTCGAGCCCCCGTCTCCATGAAGGCCTTCAACCAGTCCCAGAAATCCCAGAAAACTGTGAAGTCCATGATAAAGACCAACGGAGGGGACAAGGTcaaggagagcaaccagaagAACAAAAAAGCCAAAATGGAAG CCCCGCCCCTGGCTGTGGAGTCGGTGGGAGGCTCTCCCAAAGGCGGGACCTCCGCTGGATCCCTCAAGACGGCGGAAAACGGGAACCGGGGCCTGTCGCCGGAGGAGATCGAGAAGAACCGCGCAGAGTTCTTCCGCAAGCGCATGGGAGGAGGCACCGAAAAGCCCAG CAAGTCTCCGAAACCGCCGTCGAAACCGCGGGGAAAGGAGAACCGCGTCTGGGACATGGGCGGCAACAGCAGCAAGCATCTGGACTACAGTGAGGAGAACAACTCCTCCGCCGGGGGCGCCGAGGAGGACTTCGCCGCAGATCCA GTGGTGCAGTGCAATTCCATGAAGGGAGATCTGCGCTCTGTGGATTACGAGTCCAgcgaggaagaggaagaagaggaggaggaggagactgTGGTGGTCTCCAACACCAGAGAGAAAAG CTCCAAGAAGGGTGCGTTTGGGGGCATGTTCGGCATGCTGAAGGGTCTTGTGGGCTCTAAGAGCCTGTCTCAGGAGGTTATGGAGCCAGTGCTGGACAAGATGAAGGACCATCTCATCG CTAAGAATGTAGCAGCTGACATTGCTGCTCAACTCTGTGATTCAGTGGCCAAAAAACTGGAGGGTAAAGTCATGGGAACCTTTACCA CTGTGGCCTCCACTGTGAAGCAGGCCCTGCAGGAGTCCCTGGTCCAGATCCTGCAGCCCAAACGGCGGGTGGACATCCTGCGGGACGTCCTGGAGGCGCGGACCCAGCGCCGGCCTTTCGTCATCACCTTCTGCGGGGTCAACGGGGTGGGGAAGTCCACCAACCTGGCCAAG ATCTCCTTCTGGCTCATCGAGAACGGCTTCACGGTGCTGATTGCGGCGTGCGACACGTTCCGCGCCGGGGCGGTGGAGCAGCTGCGCACCCACCAGCGCCGCCTCAACTCCCTGCACCCCCCCGAGCAGAACGGGGGCCGGCCCTGCGTGCAGCTGTACGAGAAGGGCTACGGCAAGGACGCGGCCGGCATCGCCATGGAGGCCATCGCCTACG CCCGCAACCAGAACTTCGACGTGGTGCTGGTGGACACCGCCGGCCGCATGCAGGACAACACGCCCCTGATGACGGCGCTGGCCAAGCTGATCGCCGTCAACATGCCCGACTTGGTGCTGTTCGTGGGCGAGGCCCTGGTGGGCAACGAGGCGGTGGACCAGCTG gtgaagtttaaccaggccctggccgaTCACTCCATGTCCGACAAGCCACGCCTCATTGACGGCATCGTCCTCACCAAGTTTGACACCATCGACGACAAG GTGGGCGCTGCCATTTCGATGACCTACATCACCGGGCAGCCCATCGTGTTCGTGGGCACTGGGCAGACCTACAGCGACCTGCGCAACCTCAACGCCAGGGCTGTGGTCAGCGCCCTCATGAAGGCCTGA
- the tirap gene encoding toll/interleukin-1 receptor domain-containing adapter protein, with product MSWWFTRILNRRKHESTLVSSTHITSPRGPLPSSSRSVSSASLSSSSYSVTPVPDLRCGARWSRDYDVCVCHSDADFCEAQLLVSYLEAQEHNLRCFFQLRDSAPGGAISTELCQAIHRSHCWALLITSSFLLDPWCRYQMHQALAEAPMANGRIIPIMLQLPRSDYPKELRFYYFIDITAARERGYSLVHKAVLNYLVELCKKDSAARSSMSETAAAEGDSMDSERSLTDSRESSATLSTTQTHPTPVPRPVTDSEVIRMSELQRCQGKGPDSNASENGSTTVCCGERTESGDTLDIHI from the exons ATGTCCT GGTGGTTCACACGCATCTTAAACAGACGCAAGCACGAAAGCACTCTGGTCTCCTCAACGCACATTACCTCCCCCAGGGGACCTCTCCCTTCCTCCTCTCGTTCCGTCTCTTCAGCCTCCTTGTCCTCGTCCTCCTACTCTGTCACTCCGGTGCCTGACCTGAGGTGCGGCGCTCGCTGGAGCAGGGACTACGACGTGTGCGTCTGCCACAGTGATGCCGATTTCTGCGAGGCGCAGCTCCTTGTCTCGTACCTTGAAGCACAAGAACACAATCTTCGTTGCTTCTTTCAGCTGCGGGACTCGGCCCCAGGGGGCGCTATCTCCACAGAACTCTGCCAGGCTATACACAGGAGCCACTGCTGGGCTCTGCTCATTACAAGCAGCTTCCTGCTGGACCCCTGGTGCAGGTACCAAATGCATCAGGCGCTGGCTGAGGCACCCATGGCCAACGGAAGGATAATTCCCATCATGCTTCAGCTCCCACGCTCGGACTACCCTAAAGAGCTGCGCTTCTACTACTTCATTGACATCACCGCTGCCCGTGAGCGGGGTTACAGTTTGGTGCACAAGGCAGTGCTGAACT ACTTGGTGGAGCTGTGTAAAAAGGACAGTGCTGCTCGCAGTAGTATGTCCGAGACTGCGGCAGCAGAAGGGGACTCCATGGACTCGGAGCGCTCCCTCACGGACAGCAGAGAATCGAGTGCTACTCTGTccaccacacagacacacccgaCACCGGTGCCCAGACCTGTCACAGATTCGGAAGTCATTCGGATGTCGGAGCTGCAGCGATGCCAGGGGAAAGGCCCGGACAGCAATGCATCAGAGAACGGGAGCACTACGGTGTGCTGTGGAGAAAGAACAGAGTCCGGAGATACCTTAGACATCCACATCTGA